A genome region from Myxococcales bacterium includes the following:
- a CDS encoding helix-turn-helix domain-containing protein — translation MARRILRETHGLREDGDHPPLVEGTDLPVQVTLRQLGVPSSTFYGWYERYMSLGFDGLHDKKPAPRPRWNAIPTPVRDDVLELALARTDLSPRELACHYTDEKRYFVSESSV, via the coding sequence ATGGCGAGGAGGATTTTACGTGAGACGCACGGCCTCCGAGAAGATGGAGATCATCCGCCCCTGGTCGAGGGGACGGACCTGCCCGTGCAAGTGACGCTGCGGCAGCTGGGAGTGCCCAGCAGCACGTTTTATGGCTGGTATGAACGCTACATGTCGTTGGGCTTCGATGGGCTGCACGACAAGAAGCCTGCCCCCAGGCCCCGTTGGAACGCGATTCCAACACCTGTGCGGGACGATGTGCTCGAGCTTGCGCTTGCACGGACTGACCTCTCGCCACGGGAACTCGCCTGCCACTACACCGACGAGAAACGCTACTTCGTGTCCGAATCGAGTGTCTAG
- a CDS encoding transposase, whose protein sequence is MSKERKQSTEAAVREIRRRTRRKFSPEEKIRIVLEGLRGEQSISELCRREGIASNLYYRLRKDFLEAGKKQLAGDTVREATSDEVKDLRAENRELKEVVAEITLKNRVLKKSLTRSS, encoded by the coding sequence ATGAGCAAGGAACGAAAGCAATCCACTGAAGCCGCAGTGCGCGAGATCCGTCGCCGCACCCGCCGCAAGTTTTCCCCCGAAGAGAAGATCCGCATCGTACTCGAGGGTCTTCGTGGCGAGCAGAGCATTTCTGAGCTGTGCCGCCGGGAGGGCATCGCCTCGAACTTGTACTACCGCTTGCGCAAGGACTTCTTGGAGGCGGGCAAGAAGCAGTTGGCGGGGGACACGGTTCGCGAAGCGACCAGCGATGAAGTCAAGGATCTGCGCGCGGAGAACCGAGAGCTCAAGGAGGTGGTGGCCGAGATCACTCTGAAGAACCGGGTACTCAAAAAAAGTCTGACGCGCTCTTCATGA